In the Pseudomonas sp. DTU_2021_1001937_2_SI_NGA_ILE_001 genome, one interval contains:
- a CDS encoding AzlD domain-containing protein has product MSDLTLWTTFIAIGLGTFAIRLCFIELHGKWRVPALFTRALAYVPASVMAALALPAVVYPAGQPGGLLDNPQVPAAILAALVAWKTRSTVATLAVGMAALWGLQYLA; this is encoded by the coding sequence ATGAGCGATCTGACACTGTGGACCACCTTCATCGCCATCGGCCTGGGCACCTTCGCCATTCGCCTGTGTTTCATCGAACTGCATGGTAAGTGGCGCGTGCCGGCGCTGTTCACCCGCGCACTGGCCTATGTGCCGGCCAGTGTCATGGCCGCGCTGGCCTTGCCGGCCGTGGTCTACCCGGCAGGCCAGCCCGGTGGGCTGCTGGATAACCCGCAGGTGCCGGCGGCCATCCTCGCCGCTCTGGTGGCCTGGAAGACGCGCAGTACCGTGGCCACCCTGGCGGTCGGCATGGCTGCGCTGTGGGGGTTGCAATACCTGGCCTGA
- a CDS encoding LysR substrate-binding domain-containing protein, with translation MSEPNSPIAALRKVPLSSLRVFEAAGRSGSFAVAAQELGLSSSAVSHSIRKLEEALDLQLFERTTREVNLTLKGRVLLEHVQRGLDEMQRGFALVNADEPPPLRLHTAPSFATQWLMPRLQRFVAAYPHIDLRFSASTDYARFDNDDFDLDIVYGEPRGSLHEIVPLAVEHLTPLCSPEVAKHIRSPQDLYSHTLIQCEVQMLQWKGWFEANHLFAPHHYALRFDRSAMAIAAAVNSMGVVLESTLLAEGELRSGALVAPLRSLTHDIQYIGHYLVYPKRRTRHEASEVFKKWLLDEIGVR, from the coding sequence ATGAGTGAACCAAATTCACCAATAGCCGCACTGCGTAAAGTGCCGCTATCGTCCTTGCGGGTCTTCGAGGCAGCCGGGCGCAGCGGCTCCTTCGCGGTCGCCGCCCAGGAACTGGGGCTGTCCTCCAGCGCCGTCAGCCACTCGATCCGCAAGCTGGAAGAAGCCCTCGACCTGCAGTTGTTCGAACGCACCACTCGAGAGGTGAACCTGACTCTCAAGGGCCGCGTGCTGCTGGAACACGTGCAACGTGGCCTCGACGAAATGCAACGCGGCTTTGCCCTGGTGAATGCCGACGAGCCACCGCCGCTGCGCCTGCACACCGCACCGAGCTTCGCCACCCAGTGGCTGATGCCGCGCCTGCAGCGCTTCGTGGCGGCTTACCCGCACATCGATCTGCGCTTCTCGGCGAGTACCGACTATGCGCGCTTCGACAACGACGACTTCGACCTCGACATCGTCTACGGCGAGCCGCGCGGCAGCCTGCACGAAATCGTGCCGCTGGCCGTGGAGCACCTCACCCCGCTGTGCAGCCCCGAGGTCGCAAAGCACATCCGCAGCCCCCAGGACCTCTACTCGCACACGCTGATCCAGTGCGAAGTGCAGATGCTGCAATGGAAAGGCTGGTTCGAAGCCAACCACCTGTTCGCCCCGCACCACTACGCCTTGCGCTTCGACCGCAGCGCCATGGCCATCGCCGCGGCGGTGAACAGCATGGGTGTGGTGCTGGAATCGACCCTGCTGGCCGAAGGCGAACTGCGCAGCGGCGCGCTGGTGGCCCCGCTGCGCAGCCTGACCCATGACATCCAGTACATCGGCCACTACCTGGTGTACCCCAAGCGCCGAACCCGTCACGAGGCATCCGAGGTATTCAAGAAGTGGCTGCTGGATGAGATCGGCGTGCGCTGA